A genomic stretch from Cloacibacterium caeni includes:
- a CDS encoding BlaI/MecI/CopY family transcriptional regulator, giving the protein MNKLTEAEKELMEILWDKEKAFMKDIIEAFPEPKPATTTIATLLKRMQNKNLIDYKTFGNSREYFPLVEKGNYFAKEMQGMIGKFFNNSVTQFASFFTANSKLSEKELIEIKKIIEAEIQKKKD; this is encoded by the coding sequence ATGAATAAGCTAACCGAAGCCGAAAAAGAATTAATGGAAATACTTTGGGACAAAGAAAAAGCTTTTATGAAAGATATTATAGAAGCTTTCCCAGAACCAAAACCTGCGACAACTACCATTGCAACTTTGCTCAAAAGGATGCAAAATAAAAATTTGATAGATTATAAAACTTTTGGCAACTCTAGAGAGTATTTTCCTTTGGTAGAAAAAGGAAATTATTTTGCCAAAGAAATGCAAGGTATGATTGGTAAATTTTTCAATAATTCTGTAACGCAATTTGCGTCGTTCTTTACAGCTAATTCTAAATTAAGCGAAAAAGAACTGATTGAAATAAAGAAAATTATAGAAGCAGAAATTCAGAAAAAGAAAGACTAA